tgttattttgaaatatctattgatcatatatatatagaatatagaataatatagaaacaaaatcattattaacaccaaaatattaagcagcatgactgttttcatgccgataataataagaaatgtttcttgagaaccaaatcactatatcagaatgatttttgaTGGATCAAGACGAGAAATGAATGGAAAATTTGGCTtttccatcataggaataaattaaattttaaaatgtataaaaagtataaaacagtttttctaaattgtaatactatttcacaaaaaaaaattttttttgatcaaatgaatgtagCCTTGGTGTAGCCTTAGTTCTTCTTTTCTCTTCATCTCCAGGGTGGTCTGAAAGCGGTGATCTGGACAGATGTGTTCCAAACGATCGTGATGTTTGCGGGGCAGCTGGCAGTGATTATAGTGGGTACCCATCAGGCAGGTGGCATCGCTGAAGTATGGAAGAAAGCACAAAACGGCAGCCGTATCTCAGGCCTTGAGTGAGTGATGCGATTTTAtatcattttgtttcatttatgaGTATCTAAACTGTTCCATTACGATTATCTAACAAACACATACCAGAACTGTAACTGAAGCTCACATTCTTTGTTTTATGGTCCCCATGGCAGCCTGAACCCTGACCCTTTAGAGAGGCACACATTCTGGACTCTGGGAGTCGGGGGGGTTTTCCTCATGCTAGCCCTGTATGGAGTGAATCAGGCTCAGGTCCAGAGATACCTTTGCTCCCGCACAGAAAAAGAGGCCATCATGTAAGAAAGAAGTTGTTTTATGCAACATTTTTGCTCTTTCTGCTGTGTTATGTTAAATTACTTAACAAAATTGGTGTTTTTTGTTCTCCAGGTCCTGTTATGCAGTGTTCCCATGCCAGCAGATTGTGCTCTCAATGGGCTGTTTAATGGGTTTGGTTATGTATGCCCGATATGGGGAGGAGAGCCCACTGGATAAGGGCTACGTCAAAAGTAATGACCAGGTCAgatacaaaaaacattattattttgatagaaatgaatactttcaaTGAGCAATGATGTTGAGCAATGAAGACACTGTTTCAAATGTACAGCATTTTAGAAGCTTTTGGCTTTTGTGTTGCATCACtgaataatgaaaaaatgtatcatggtttcctcaaaaatattaaactgatTTCGACATTGATAATAgtcagaaatgtttttgagcaccaaatcggcatattggaatgatttctggaggatcatgtgacatgatCATGCTGGTAATTCaactttgcttcacaggaataagttatatattaaaatatatggaaatattaaaattgtagtaatattttacaatattttcaatGCAAAGATTAAAAACTCTTACCAACCCAAAACCcagatatatatgatatgattgtttatttttatgcaaCAGCCTATCGTTTTGAAAATcattattacattttgttttcttgATAAAGTGTTATGACCTTTATCATTCTCTTCTGTACGTGTTTATCATTTCTTGTTATCCTTTGATCTCAAGATCATCACACCATTGCTGAATTGATGTTAATTTGGCAGTTATTATGGGGAAGTCATGTTCCACCTTTCTCTCCTGCAGATGGTGCTGTACTTTGTAATGGATGTGTTGCAAGATCTTCCTGGTTTGCCAGGACTTTTTGTTGCCTGCCTGTTCAGTGGAGCTCTTAGGTATTAACAAGAttttgtgatgtgtgtgtgtgtgtgtgtgtgtatatatatatatatatatatatatatatatatatatatatatatatatatatatatatatatatatatatatatatatacacagtacagaccaaaagtttggacacaccttctcattcaaagagttttctttattttcatgacaatgaaaactgtagattcacactgaaggcatcaaaactatgaattaacacatgtggaattatatatggaattatatacataacaaaaaagtgtgaaacaactgaaaatgtcatattctaggttcttcaaagtagccaccttttgctttgattactgctttgcacactcttggcattctcttgatgagcttcaagaggtagtcacctgaaatggtcttccaacagtcttgaaggagttccccgagagatgcttagcatttgttggcccttttgccttctgtctgcggtccagctcacccctaaaccatctcgattgggttcaggtccggtgactgtggaggccaggtcatctggcgcagcaccccatcactctccttcttggtcaaatagcccttgatgccttcagtgtgactctacaattttcatagtcatgaaaataaagaaaactctttgaatgagaaggtgtgtccaaacttttggtctgtactgtatatatatatatatatatatatatatatatatatatatatatatatatatatatattattttagccATTGatcttgattttctttctttaaatggGGTCCAATTTATTTTACAGCACTATCTCATCTGCTTTCAACTCCCTGGCAACAGTTACCATGGAGGACCTGATCAAACCTCACGTGTCACCCATGACAGAGGCCCGTGCCACCTTGTTATCGAAAATGTTGGGTAGGCTATTTTTCAATAACTGCCTGAAAGGCAGAGcttattatttcatatattagTTTCTTTACGAGTTGTCCATTGGGATCATGGGGTAATCATTTTTGTCATTATATTCCCCCACAGCACTTGGCTATGGTCTTGTGTGTCTGGCTATGGCGTACATCGCCTCTTTAATGGGTTCTGTTCTGCAGGTGAGGACCATGATTATTTAatatggaaataataataataaagtaaatgcaGACAAATTTGAGATGTAATTTAGTATAATGTATTCATACAGTTAACAATaaactatatttatgtatattttccttaatgtttaACATCTTTAGGCAGCACTCAGTATATTTGGGATGGTGGGGGGACCTCTTCTTGGTCTTTTCTGTCTCGGGATGTTTTTCCCTTGGGCCAATTCCACTGTAAGTCAAACGAACCATCCACATCTATACAAAACTGTTGAAAGGATTGGGGTcatattttttggtttgtttcctAAGTCTCTTAcagtatgctcaccaaggctatgtTTAGTggaacaaaatacagtaaatattagaAATACTTACTTGTCTATTTTcttctaatatatttaaaaatgtaatttattcctgtgatggcagagctgaattttcagcagtcattattgaagtcctcagtgtcacatctattttttttttttttttttttttttttttttttcttcagtaaatgtATTGTCACTAATGCGTCCAGTGGACTTTGCTAGATATTTTCTtggtttgatttaatttaatggaCTGGGTGTGTTTTCAGGGTGCTCTTGTTGGGCTGTTATCGGGGCTGGTCATGGCTTTCTGGATTGGTATCGGAAGCTTTCTTTCACGAATGTCTGCATCTGCACCACCTTTGATGAATGCCACCATCATACCTGATGTAGGAAACATGACAACAGCTATCATGACGACGCTCATCACATCTAAACCCAGGTGCATATTTTTAAGATAGTAGAAATTCAAGAAATTCCTGTTCTAAAATGCTTGATTACTTCAAAGCAGAAATCAATTTGTTTAGCTTCTgtggccagttgcataaacttcTTAGATTGTACAAATTAGTCATAACCATAAGGTAGTTGCATAAAAACAATGATTGGTCTAATTTGAGACTGAAAAGTAAGACAGTTCATAAAGGCTTTTCAACATGATAGATATATTACAGACTAAACTGGCCAATTTATTCTGTCGTCTTGTATTTTCAGGCCTTCTGGAGTTCAGGCTCTGTACTCATTATCATACATGTGGTACAGTGCTCATAATTCTGCCACAGTTGTGGTGGTTGGACTACTGGTCAGCTTTCTCACAGGTAAAGTGTGTTTTCAAACAGATCAAACACTCTACGTTTAAAGTTTTGTTTTGATGCTGATAAAGCTACCTTTGTGAATATGGCTCATTTGTAGTTTAATCTGTGAAATGTTAAGATAGGGTAAGAGTTCACTGCCCAAGTTAGATTGCACAAGGTAATCATCTTAGTTGTCCGGGAGAGGTTTTCAAATTGCAGTTCGCAAAGGGGTGCTAGTGGGTCTGAGAAAAGGAAAAAGATAAGTTGTTTTGGAATAATAAAACTAAAGTGCCATTCAAATAAATTGTTACTCGTATATTATTGGGTAGATGCACTGTTAAACTAATACGAAGTAAATATATTCaagataatatttacatttatttttgctttaatacAATGACATATAGAAGCTaatcatgtaaaagtgaattgatccacataaaaatatattatatattttagtaaCAGCTTTATATAAGTGCACCTAAAATCACTCAAAAGTTTGAAAATCCTTGGTGTATGTTATACAATGACATTTATTAGCAgttttgttttagtattattaatatactattatagtatgtaTTATTTAAcaggttttagtttttatttaaaaactaaaaatgtatcaaatatttaTAGTTACTATATATTCAGTTATTTAAATTACCAGAAGCTAGTTTTAGAATTTACAATGTACAATAACAACATTGATTATTAGTCTGCATCcatttttattctaataatatttatttttctgcttTGTGTACACTCAGGGCCTTCGAAGGAGAAAGATTTAAACCCAGGCACGATTTACCCTGTGCTTGGCAATTTGCTGTTCTTTCTGCCCCAGAACTACAGGGAGAAACTCTGCTGTGTTACCCCACTGGATGACAAGGTAACTCACTTAAATGCTCAGCTGAGCTTCGCTTACGAATCAAAACCCAGTTTCAAATACAGcattcttttttctattttgaatGGTTATGTATGTCTGTGCCTATGCTATAGTCTAAAGTCATGGACCAACAGCCTTACCAGATGGCCCAGAAAGAGAGCAATGGCATTGCTGGCACTAAAGAGGAAGACAAGCTCAGGGAAGAGGAAGTAGAACAGAAATCCGCCCAGCCTACTTGCAACCTGGCCCATACGTTGCAGGAAACAGCCTTGTGAAATGTCCCATACAGCGACAGTCTTAAATGGTCTTAGTTTCCTACAGGACGTCGGTTTTGATGCCAAAACAGCGTGCAAATTCACAATCTCACTGTTTTCCCCTCTTGAATTTGGTAAGAATCTTAAGTGCATAAGTTGTGGTTTTTATTGTGGGCCCTTTGCAATATTAGTACGCTGTGCCCTCAACTGCCAGTGATCTCGTTTATATGTGGTACTTTTTGATGTCAGTGGTCTGTCATaaaaattagattacatttagatCTTGAGATGTATTGAGCGATACAAGTGATCACCTAAACCTAGTTTACATGTCCTAAACTGAATGTCAAGAATACTTGGTTGAATATTGCTGGTTCTtgatatacatacacacacaaatccaaAAAATCATGCTGAACGTCAGGTTTATGGATTGTTTATCAGCAGAAAGAACTACATTTGCACAAATCTATAGTCGTTTAATGTCAGTGCCATTCGAATTTTGGGGTTTTTCTCTCCCAAAGATTTAGTTTCGTCCAAAGTTCACTACATTTGCCTGTCCATTCTGTTGGATAGATACAGTGAATCTAATGCATGCTGAATCTCTAGTTCCCTCGTTGAAGCCCATTGTTTGTGACAAGTGCCTCCTCATATGAATGTACGATGTAGTTTTGTGACTGGATCATTGCTTTAGTTTGCCGTTTCTTTGCCTAGCCCAAATGCCGAAATGGTCCTGACCTTGATGGTATCTGGAAGTATCTAGAAGTATCTGGACACCTCACTATTGAATTCCCATGATGCTTTGCATTGTGAGAGCCTGGCTAATTATAATTTAGCATCTCAGAAAAAGTTTTAAATTTGCCTGTATAATATTATTTTGGTATGGATGATTATATACCAAAAGGTCATGTTAGAAATGTTCTTGTAGACAAGTTCTAAGAATAGCCTAATCAAATATTTGATCTTAGATATAGAAGTAAAGATATGTGTTATTGTATCAAGACTAACGGCACAGAATTGAAACTTTAGTGTGTTACTGACCATAATTCTCAGTATTAGCATATGGATTGATTTGATTGCACTTGTTTTCTTGTGATTTGATATGTTTTTTTGATGTTGTAATGGCATTTTCTGTGCTTTGCTGTCTAGTCTAAATTCATACCTCAGTCTAAGCCAAACCATTTGTAGTTGCTGTAGGATTCCTAGGTCCTTGTATTGTGCCTATGACTGGAATGAAAGCTTTCTCTGAACCTGTCACAATCTTACAATCACAGGCAGTCAGTTATATTTTCAGGTTATGAACTCTGGTTCAACAGTCTCTCATCCATCatccattttttttgttgtttgttattGTGGGTGTATCATCTTGGTCTGGTGACAGGTTTCAGTTTAACATTTGTCTCTAAAGAATCATCCTATGTGGAATCATGTTTGTCACGTGTGCAAACATAAGTCGTCGGTTTACACAGAGTGCATTTTTATATTCCACTGTGgtgtgtttttaaaattattttccaaGGTTAACGCACTGTTGCGCCACATCTCATTGATTTTTCAGCATCCCACTCATGAGTGAtgcatttgtacaatttaaaaataatttaaaatagaagctttattttaaatgcaaaaatcacAACTTTTATCGCTGCGCCACTCGTTCACTACTCATTCAGATCGATTTTGTaatgctctttttgtttttaagCCACTT
The genomic region above belongs to Carassius carassius chromosome 18, fCarCar2.1, whole genome shotgun sequence and contains:
- the slc5a6a gene encoding solute carrier family 5 member 6a, coding for MGDVVLMHFSTVDYVIFVVLLVASAGIGLYYAFSGGCQRTTQEFLLADRSMRCLPVSLSLLATFQSAVAILGAPSEIYTHGTQYWFLGCSYFLGLLIPAHIFIPVFYRLHLSSTYQYLELRFSKSVRICGTVTFIFQMVIYMGVVLYAPALALNAVTGFDLWGAVLAMGLVCTFYTALGGLKAVIWTDVFQTIVMFAGQLAVIIVGTHQAGGIAEVWKKAQNGSRISGLDLNPDPLERHTFWTLGVGGVFLMLALYGVNQAQVQRYLCSRTEKEAIMSCYAVFPCQQIVLSMGCLMGLVMYARYGEESPLDKGYVKSNDQMVLYFVMDVLQDLPGLPGLFVACLFSGALSTISSAFNSLATVTMEDLIKPHVSPMTEARATLLSKMLALGYGLVCLAMAYIASLMGSVLQAALSIFGMVGGPLLGLFCLGMFFPWANSTGALVGLLSGLVMAFWIGIGSFLSRMSASAPPLMNATIIPDVGNMTTAIMTTLITSKPRPSGVQALYSLSYMWYSAHNSATVVVVGLLVSFLTGPSKEKDLNPGTIYPVLGNLLFFLPQNYREKLCCVTPLDDKSKVMDQQPYQMAQKESNGIAGTKEEDKLREEEVEQKSAQPTCNLAHTLQETAL